A single Capra hircus breed San Clemente chromosome 13, ASM170441v1, whole genome shotgun sequence DNA region contains:
- the SUV39H2 gene encoding histone-lysine N-methyltransferase SUV39H2 isoform X1 has product MAAAGAEAPGAWCVPCLVSLDTLQELCRKEKLTCKSIGITKRNLNNYEVEYLCDYKVVKDMEYYLVKWKGWPDSTNTWEPLQNLKCPLLLQQFSNDKHNYLSQVKKGKAITLKENHRALKPAVAEYIVKKAKQRIALQRWQDELNRRKTHKGMIFVENTVDLEGPPSDFYYINEYKPAPGISLVNEATFGCSCTDCFFEKCCPAEAGVLLAYNKNQQIKIPPGTPIYECNSRCQCGPDCPNRIVQKGTQYSLCIFRTSNGCGWGVKTLVKIKRMSFVMEYVGEVITSEEAERRGQLYDNKGITYLFDLDYESDEFTVDAARYGNVSHFVNHSCDPNLQVFNVFIDNLDTRLPRIALFSTRTINAGEELTFDYQMKGSGDVSSDSIDHSPAKKRARTVCKCGAVTCRGYLN; this is encoded by the exons ATGGCGGCGGCCGGGGCCGAGGCGCCAGGAG CTTGGTGTGTGCCTTGCCTAGTTTCACTTGATACTCTTCAGGAATTATGTAGAAAAGAAAAGCTCACATGTAAATCGATTGGAATCACCAAAAGGAATCTAAACAATTATGAGGTGGAATACTTGTGTGACTACAAGGTAGTAAAG gatATGGAATATTATCTTGTAAAATGGAAAGGATGGCCAGATTCTACAAATACTTGGGAACCTTTGCAAAATCTGAAGTGCCCATTACTACTTCAGCAGTTCTCTAATGACAAGCATAATTATTTATCTCAGGTAAAGAAAGGCAAAGCAATAACTCTAAAAGAAAATCACAGAGCCTTGAAACCTGCTGTTGCTGAATACATTGTAAAGAAGGCTAAACAAAGGATAGCCCTGCAGAGATGGCAGGATGAACTCAACAGAAGGAAGACTCACAAAGGAATGATTTTTGTTGAAAATACTGTGGACTTAGAGGGGCCACCTTCAGACTTCTACTACATTAATGAATACAAACCAGCTCCTGGAATCAGCTTAGTAAATGAAGCTACCTTTGGTTGTTCATGCACAGAttgcttctttgaaaaatgttgtcCTGCTGAAGCTGGAGTTCTTTTGGCTtataataaaaatcaacaaattaaAATCCCACCTGGTACCCCCATTTACGAGTGCAACTCAAGGTGTCAATGTGGACCTGACTGTCCCAACAGGATCGTACAGAAAGGCACACAGTATTCACTTTGCATCTTTCGAACTAGCAATGGCTGTGGCTGGGGTGTAAAAACCCTTGTGAAGATTAAAAGAATGAGTTTTGTCATGGAATATGTTGGAGAG gtaATCACCAGTGAGGAAGCCGAGAGACGTGGGCAGTTATATGACAACAAAGGAATCACGTATCTCTTTGATCTGGACTATGAATCTGACGAATTCACAGTGGATGCAGCTCGATATGGAAATGTGTCTCATTTTGTGAATCACAGT TGTGACCCAAACCTTCAGGTGTTCAATGTTTTCATTGATAACCTCGATACCCGTCTTCCCCGAATAGCATTATTTTCCACGAGAACTATCAATGCTGGAGAAGAGCTCACTTTTGATTATCAAATGAAAG GTTCTGGAGATGTATCTTCAGATTCTATTGACCACAGCCCAGCCAAAAAGAGGGCCAGAACTGTGTGCAAATGTGGAGCTGTGACTTGCAGAGGTTACCTCAACTGA
- the SUV39H2 gene encoding histone-lysine N-methyltransferase SUV39H2 isoform X2, which yields MEYYLVKWKGWPDSTNTWEPLQNLKCPLLLQQFSNDKHNYLSQVKKGKAITLKENHRALKPAVAEYIVKKAKQRIALQRWQDELNRRKTHKGMIFVENTVDLEGPPSDFYYINEYKPAPGISLVNEATFGCSCTDCFFEKCCPAEAGVLLAYNKNQQIKIPPGTPIYECNSRCQCGPDCPNRIVQKGTQYSLCIFRTSNGCGWGVKTLVKIKRMSFVMEYVGEVITSEEAERRGQLYDNKGITYLFDLDYESDEFTVDAARYGNVSHFVNHSCDPNLQVFNVFIDNLDTRLPRIALFSTRTINAGEELTFDYQMKGSGDVSSDSIDHSPAKKRARTVCKCGAVTCRGYLN from the exons ATGGAATATTATCTTGTAAAATGGAAAGGATGGCCAGATTCTACAAATACTTGGGAACCTTTGCAAAATCTGAAGTGCCCATTACTACTTCAGCAGTTCTCTAATGACAAGCATAATTATTTATCTCAGGTAAAGAAAGGCAAAGCAATAACTCTAAAAGAAAATCACAGAGCCTTGAAACCTGCTGTTGCTGAATACATTGTAAAGAAGGCTAAACAAAGGATAGCCCTGCAGAGATGGCAGGATGAACTCAACAGAAGGAAGACTCACAAAGGAATGATTTTTGTTGAAAATACTGTGGACTTAGAGGGGCCACCTTCAGACTTCTACTACATTAATGAATACAAACCAGCTCCTGGAATCAGCTTAGTAAATGAAGCTACCTTTGGTTGTTCATGCACAGAttgcttctttgaaaaatgttgtcCTGCTGAAGCTGGAGTTCTTTTGGCTtataataaaaatcaacaaattaaAATCCCACCTGGTACCCCCATTTACGAGTGCAACTCAAGGTGTCAATGTGGACCTGACTGTCCCAACAGGATCGTACAGAAAGGCACACAGTATTCACTTTGCATCTTTCGAACTAGCAATGGCTGTGGCTGGGGTGTAAAAACCCTTGTGAAGATTAAAAGAATGAGTTTTGTCATGGAATATGTTGGAGAG gtaATCACCAGTGAGGAAGCCGAGAGACGTGGGCAGTTATATGACAACAAAGGAATCACGTATCTCTTTGATCTGGACTATGAATCTGACGAATTCACAGTGGATGCAGCTCGATATGGAAATGTGTCTCATTTTGTGAATCACAGT TGTGACCCAAACCTTCAGGTGTTCAATGTTTTCATTGATAACCTCGATACCCGTCTTCCCCGAATAGCATTATTTTCCACGAGAACTATCAATGCTGGAGAAGAGCTCACTTTTGATTATCAAATGAAAG GTTCTGGAGATGTATCTTCAGATTCTATTGACCACAGCCCAGCCAAAAAGAGGGCCAGAACTGTGTGCAAATGTGGAGCTGTGACTTGCAGAGGTTACCTCAACTGA